Genomic window (Streptococcus porcinus):
TTGTCAAAATATATTCAGGACGGCTTGGTGTGTCTTCAATTTTTTCTCTCAAACGTCGTACGGTAACATCAACAGTTCTCACATCACCAAAATAATCATAGCCCCAGACGGTTTCTAATAAATGTTCACGGGTCATAACTTGCCCGATATGATTAGCTAAATGATGTAATAATTCAAATTCGCGATGTGTCAGTTCAACTTCCTTGCCATATTTTTTAGCCAAGAAAGCATCTGGTAGAATCTGGAGATTACCGATAGTTAATTCTTGATTGCCTGAAGAAGCATTTTCTTCAGCAACAGCTGTTTCAATTGTCTCAGTACGTCGTAAATGAGCCTTTACACGCGCTAGGAGCTCACGATTTGAAAAAGGTTTTGTCACATAATCATCCGCACCGATTTCTAAGCCAATAACCTTATCAAATTCACTATCTTTTGCAGAAAGCATAATAATAGGGATATGACTGGTTTTTCGGATTTCTTTTGCAACTTCAAGACCATCCATCTCTGGTAACATTAAATCCAAAATAACCAAATCAGGTTTATCTTCTTCGAAGATTGTAATGGCTTCTCGACCATCAAAAGCCGTCATAATATCATAACCTTCTTTGGTCAAATTAAACTTTATAATATCTGAAATAGGTTTTTCATCGTCTACAATGAGGATTTTTTTCATTAATTTATATTCTCCTATTTATTTTTTAGTAATAAGGCTAAGACCTCAAAAAATAATTGTGTATATACTCTTCCTATACTAATGTCTCTATGATTATATCAAATTTTATCGGCAAAAGACAATGCAAGCTATTATTTAGGTGATTTTCTTCACGATACTCTAAATATTCTGAAAATATTGACAAAGGGATTTTCCTATGATAAAATAATTCCACTATTCATATGTTAGATTTTCTAACATTTATTATAAAGGAGAATCTTATGGCACTCATTGAATTTAAAAACGTTAATAAGCATTATGGGGATTTCCACGCCTTAAAAAACATTAATTTAACTATCGACAAAGGACAAGTTGTCGTTTTATTAGGCCCATCTGGTTCTGGAAAGTCTACCCTTATTCGTACCATTAATGGTTTAGAAAAGATTGAAAATGGTAGCTTGATTGTTAATGAGCACCAAATTGTTAATAGTTCCGCCAAAGATTTAGTAACCCTACGTAAAGAAGTTGGAATGGTATTTCAACACTTTAATCTTTATCCTCATAAAACTGTGTTAGAAAATGTTACTTTAGCTCCTATCAAAGTTCTAGGACAGTCTAAAGCTGAAGCTGAAAAAATAGCTGAAAAATACCTAACCTTTGTTAATATGTGGGATCGTAAAGATTCTTATCCCTCCATGTTGTCAGGTGGTCAAAAGCAAAGAATTGCTATTGCGCGCGGGCTAGCTATGCAACCTGAATTATTACTATTTGATGAACCTACTTCTGCTCTTGATCCTGAAACTATTGGTGATGTTTTAGCAGTCATGCAAAACCTTGCTGCCGATGGCACTAATATGATTGTTGTTACTCACGAAATGGGGTTTGCAAGGGAAGTTGCCGACAGGATTATCTTTATGGCGGACGGTGAAGTGTTAGAGGATACAACAGATGTTGCAGGTTTCTTTGATAATCCTAAAGAACCTCGTGCTAAACAATTTCTAAGTAAAATCATTAACCACACCAGTGAAAAAGTCCAAGCTAAGAAAAAATATCGCCCATAAGGAGGAACCTAGATGACATATATAAAAAAATGGATTCTTTTAAGCCTTTTGGCTTTTTTCTGTCTTTCTCAGTTAACCTTACCAAGTGTCAAAGCTGCTGAGAACAAGTGGGAAAATAACTCTGCTATTAAAAAAATAAAAAAATCAGGTGTTTTGAGAATAGGAGTCAAGCAAGACGTGCCAAATTTTGGTTACTATAGTCCTAACAGTGGTCAATATGAAGGTATGGAAGTTGATATCGCTAGAAAAATCGCTAAATCATTAAAGG
Coding sequences:
- a CDS encoding amino acid ABC transporter ATP-binding protein; translated protein: MALIEFKNVNKHYGDFHALKNINLTIDKGQVVVLLGPSGSGKSTLIRTINGLEKIENGSLIVNEHQIVNSSAKDLVTLRKEVGMVFQHFNLYPHKTVLENVTLAPIKVLGQSKAEAEKIAEKYLTFVNMWDRKDSYPSMLSGGQKQRIAIARGLAMQPELLLFDEPTSALDPETIGDVLAVMQNLAADGTNMIVVTHEMGFAREVADRIIFMADGEVLEDTTDVAGFFDNPKEPRAKQFLSKIINHTSEKVQAKKKYRP
- the yycF gene encoding response regulator YycF: MKKILIVDDEKPISDIIKFNLTKEGYDIMTAFDGREAITIFEEDKPDLVILDLMLPEMDGLEVAKEIRKTSHIPIIMLSAKDSEFDKVIGLEIGADDYVTKPFSNRELLARVKAHLRRTETIETAVAEENASSGNQELTIGNLQILPDAFLAKKYGKEVELTHREFELLHHLANHIGQVMTREHLLETVWGYDYFGDVRTVDVTVRRLREKIEDTPSRPEYILTRRGVGYYMKQHD